Proteins encoded together in one Impatiens glandulifera chromosome 1, dImpGla2.1, whole genome shotgun sequence window:
- the LOC124920977 gene encoding transmembrane ascorbate ferrireductase 2-like has translation MAVPAVDFPIVFVVRVIGTIVTALVLIWTVHFRGGLALVSDNKDLIFNVHPVLMVFGLVILNGEAILAYKSVSGTRSFKKLVHLVLQMIAFCLSLIGGWAALKFHNDKGIDNFYSLHSWLGLACLFLFGLQWAAGFVTFWYPGGSGKTRSSLLPWHVFLGGFIYVLAVVTCITGILEKATFLQGSKVISRYSNEAILLNCLGVLIFVLGGFVILALIAPLTASKRLPLKE, from the exons ATGGCGGTTCCAGCGGTCGACTTTCCGATCGTATTCGTAGTGAGAGTCATCGGGACCATAGTCACCGCCCTGGTTCTTATTTGGACAGTGCATTTCAGAGGAGGATTAGCTCTCGTATCCGATAACAAGGATCTCATTTTCAAT GTACATCCTGTTCTAATGGTTTTTGGGCTTGTTATATTGAACGGCGAAg CCATTCTAGCATACAAATCAGTTTCAGGAACAAGGAGCTTTAAAAAACTAGTACATCTCGTATTACAGATGATTGCATTCTGCTTGAGCCTAATTGGTGGATGGGCTGCTCTGAAATTTCACAATGACAAGGGAATCGACAACTTCTACAGCCTTCACTCATGGCTAGGTCTTGCTTGTCTTTTCTTATTTGGTCTTCAATGGGCAGCTGGCTTTGTAACATTTTGGTATCCTGGTGGGTCTGGAAAGACCAGATCCAGCCTCTTGCCCTGGCATGTCTTTCTTGGtggttttatttatgtattggCTGTGGTTACTTGCATAACGGGTATTCTTGAAAAGGCTACCTTCCTACAGGGAAGCAAGGTCATATCTCGCTATTCCAACGAGGCTATTCTACTCAACTGTCTTGGAGTGTTGATTTTTGTTCTTGGAGGGTTTGTTATTCTTGCACTTATTGCTCCTTTAACAGCTAGTAAACGACTCCCTCTGAAAGAATAG